The DNA segment AATTTTAGCATTCTCAGTAACTCTAATGGCTTCGTTTAACTCTTCAATTTTCCGCAACCTAGACTTGTCTCCACCAAATATTTTGGATGAAGCAACCTCAAGCTTTTCCACCCGCGATTGTAAAGAAGCTAGTTCTGATGAGAGTGTTTGAACAGTCAACAATGCACTTGATCTGTCAGAAAATGCATTGTTGACAGCTAGCATTGTCCCAAGGTATTCATGTAGTTTATCCTGCAACATAAAGAAGATATTACTCACAACAACAGAAATGAGTTAGGGATTATTATATCAGGAGGTTAAAGCATCTATCATCAAGATATTTGCCAGTTTACCACCATAGATTTTTAATAAGCTAAAAGGTTCTATCATGAGTCGCAAGAATATTTGTACTTGCCAAATGTTTGATTGTCTGTGTATTCAGCTCTCTATATAACCTGCTAGCTTTAACAGCCGCAGTTGCCACATTTTTCATGTCAGCGGCTCGTACCCTTTGAGACTCAAATATGGCTTCTTCTGTCTCAAATTTAGTTAGCTTTACAAAAGCCAGTCCTAGTTCACCCACTGTTTCACCCATGTCTTGCTGAAACTTGACAAGGGATTCAGCCTGTAGGTGTCAATGCAGATAAACAAAATCAAGCTCAGagatcaaagaagaaaaaacaacacTTTTTATTCAGTTCCATAAACAAAAATGCACCTGGTAAGTCAATTTGATAAAGGAGCATATTTTAAACAACATCCAAATCCAATAATCACAGACACTTTAAGAGGAATGTTTTCTATTCGACCAACTGacgataaatattttaaagctaTTTCAAGAAGTAACTAAGAGAGCTATTATTTCCCCCAGAGTAAGCTAATCCAAAACATGCATTGCAAGTGTATTTGGAAGTGCTTTTATGGAACATGATTAAACATATCTTATAGTTAAGTGCCTAAGAAGGTATTTGCCCATTTGGCCACGCTGATAACCTCAAAAGCAACTTAAACCTTCTTACAAACTCTTTAACTTCCTTCAATAATTTGACTACTCACAAAAGCTTATCTTTGTAAACTTATTGAATGAACTTATTGAACAACCACTTACTCAAGCTCAATGCCCAGATACAACATAGTCAACTACTAACAAACATGGTAGCCAAAAGCTTATAAAGAACTTAAGAAGTACTTAGTTAAGCTTATTACCCAAATGCAGTTGGctgatattatatataatgaacTTATTGAAGAAGCAATTAGTTAAGCTGATTACCCAAAATGCACCACAGTCAACTAATGAACACGAAAGCCAAAAGCTTATAATGAACTTACTTAATAAGCACATAGTTAAGCTCATTACCCAAATGCACGCAGTTAATCCTATGTATAATGAACTTATCGAATAAGAACTTAGTTATGTTGATTGCCTAGATACTCCATACCAACAAACAAGGAAGGTTATAATGAACCAATACCTACTAAGTAAGCACTCGGTTAAGCTCACTATCCAAATGCACCATAATGTGAACTAACAACCATTAAAGCCAAAAACCAGAGAAACACAAAACCTGCTGAGAGACATTGCTAAGATGGTGCTCAAAGTCCACCAACTTATCCTTCCTCTCCATAAACTCCTTATCCTCCTCCACAACCAAGGGCTTGCTCCCACCCCAATCATTGGTAACAGACTGCTTCAACTCCTTGAAAATCCTGAGCAAGTCCCTCCCGCCCTTGGCCGGCTGCGTCACCTCACCCACCTCCGCCTCTCCCCCAAACAGCTGCCTCGGTAGCCTCACTGCGCCGTCAAGCATCCGCGATGCGACATCGGTGGTCCTCGCCAGCGGAAGCCGCCCCTTTGCCTCGAGAAACACCCTCAGCTCCTCGCTTCGCCCGATCACTGGGTGCGCCGCCAGCTTCCTGAGGTACTTCTCCAGCGCCACACGCCGCTGCTCCACGAACTCCTGCTTCTGCATCACCTGGCTCTCCAC comes from the Phaseolus vulgaris cultivar G19833 chromosome 8, P. vulgaris v2.0, whole genome shotgun sequence genome and includes:
- the LOC137823339 gene encoding sorting nexin 2B-like, which codes for MMSHDSNDEQHQIMHASQDDEVMESLILDDDGDDYVHRQSHRPTPPQSPNSPFNSFLDPPSYADAIFTSFDSNGHDQAIDRTPARSGCDDYLHIAVTDPQKEQDLATSLVPGSATFYTYLITTRSNFPEFGGEGTEFSVRRRFRDVVTLADRLSETYRGLFIPVRPDKSSVESQVMQKQEFVEQRRVALEKYLRKLAAHPVIGRSEELRVFLEAKGRLPLARTTDVASRMLDGAVRLPRQLFGGEAEVGEVTQPAKGGRDLLRIFKELKQSVTNDWGGSKPLVVEEDKEFMERKDKLVDFEHHLSNVSQQAESLVKFQQDMGETVGELGLAFVKLTKFETEEAIFESQRVRAADMKNVATAAVKASRLYRELNTQTIKHLDKLHEYLGTMLAVNNAFSDRSSALLTVQTLSSELASLQSRVEKLEVASSKIFGGDKSRLRKIEELNEAIRVTENAKICADREYERIKENNRSELERIDQERNSDFLSMLRGFVVNQSGYAEKMAAVWEKLAEETAANSRDIS